From Roseateles sp. SL47:
GGATAGCAGCTGGGTGCAAAGGCATTGAGGCCGGTCTGGGCGCCGCTCATGAAGAAGCCGGCCGAGAACACCAGCAGGGCCAGCATCGGTGACACCGCGCCGGCTTCGCCCACGGCCAGCACACACACGCCGCCCAGCAGATAGGCCGCGCCGATCACGCCGGCCGGCCGGGTCCGGTCCATGATCCAGCCCACCGCAATGGCGCCGATGGTGCCGCCGATCTGGAACATGGCGGTCACGTTCGCGGCTGTGGAGATGGGCAGGCCCGCATCCTTCATCAGCGTGGGCAGCCAGCCGGTCAGCAGATAGATCACCATCAGGCCCATGAAGTAGGTGACCCACAGGGCCAGCGTGACCTTGGCAAAGCCTTGCGAGAACAACATGCCGATGGGGGTGCGGGAGGCCATCGGCGGCTCGTTGGAGACGAAGTTCTCCTGGCCGGTGAACCGGGCGCCGCACACCCGGTTCAGCAGCGCGGCAATGCGTGGCCTGGACTTGCCTTGCACCGTCAGCAACCGGGCCGATTCCGGCAGCAGCCACACCAGCACCGGCACCAGCACCAGCGGAAACGCGCCGCCCAGCAGCAGTACCGTGCGCCAGCCATGGGTGGGGATCAGCGCCGCAGCCGCAAAACCGACCAGCGCCGAGCCGAGGTTGAAGCCGGTGAACATCACGGTGATCAGCAGCGAGCGCTTGCGAGTGGGGGCGTATTCGGAGAGCAGCGTCGTGGTGTTG
This genomic window contains:
- a CDS encoding MFS transporter, which encodes MQSNRDIDVKAFIDERPISTFQWLLVALCFLVVTADGVDVAIMGFLAPAIIQEWGISRPAFGLVMSAAPIGLVIGALVAGPSADRFGRRKVLIASVFLFGIFTILTAYTTSPASMALLRLLSGIGLGAAMPNTTTLLSEYAPTRKRSLLITVMFTGFNLGSALVGFAAAALIPTHGWRTVLLLGGAFPLVLVPVLVWLLPESARLLTVQGKSRPRIAALLNRVCGARFTGQENFVSNEPPMASRTPIGMLFSQGFAKVTLALWVTYFMGLMVIYLLTGWLPTLMKDAGLPISTAANVTAMFQIGGTIGAIAVGWIMDRTRPAGVIGAAYLLGGVCVLAVGEAGAVSPMLALLVFSAGFFMSGAQTGLNAFAPSCYPTVARATGVSWMLGMGRFGSILGSAFGGALLGMGWGFGGILSMLAVPAALAAVAIVTTQWWNRAERQQRLEAAPGTAD